From a region of the Salvelinus alpinus chromosome 2, SLU_Salpinus.1, whole genome shotgun sequence genome:
- the LOC139568309 gene encoding uncharacterized protein isoform X1: MVRPSLIRQTECRVVDQSLCTTDPPMRSLENFEPEIYDHEGKGAYRFQCPSAGLFQCSITGLVFRMEGEGEVLYMTVHWDMRLLSQRGKRPAGPLFNIDCPQKSVCQLHLPHCQIHSDGGCDFLSVAHVTDDNVEFLPPHETTDTHVIINITGSSAYGDVTDDDAPISPIQGLVLLFYQPFLSEQRSILNVLLLPRNVVIREVQEERKRRNGDKETFVETNPHCNLTQKKTYILSTDITDGYKITPTTAEFMDFQSYENYFPTFQLFLLTVVKEFDLLVKENGSTEHEWERRVWLPAPVLVQPHGPVAPVPAASVQAQAHGPAVPIQLQAVPAPHQPAPQPAGPAQVQPHGPAAPTAVVRPSVRED; the protein is encoded by the exons ATGGTAAGACCTTCACTGATAAGACAGACAGAAtgtagagtagtggaccagagcTTGTGTACTACTGATCCTCCCATG AGGTCTCTTGAAAACTTTGAACCAGAAATCTACGATCACGAGGGCAAGGGAGCATACAG GTTCCAGTGCCCCAGTGCAGGTCTGTTCCAGTGCAGTATAACAGGCCTGGTGtttaggatggagggagagggagaggtgctcTATATGACAGTCCACTGGGACATGAGGCTTCTATCCCAGAGAGGCAAGAGACCTGCAGGACCCCTGTTCAATATCGACTGCCCTCAGAAGTCGGTCTGTCAACTACACCTCCCACACTGTCAGATTCATTCTG ATGGTGGATGTGACTTCCTGTCTGTTGCCCATGTGACTGATGACAACGTGgagtttctccctccccatgagACAACAGACACACATGTCATAATAAACATCACTGGATCCTCTGCGTATGGTGATGTCACGGATGATGATGCTCCCATCTCCCCTATCCAGGGGCTTGTGTTGTTATTCTACCAACCGTTTCTCTCTGAACAGAGGTCCATCCTGAATGTGTTGTTGCTTCCCAGAAATGTTGTGATCAGGGAG GtgcaagaggagaggaagaggaggaatggagacaAAGAAACCTTCGTTGAAACAAATCCTCACTGCAATCTAACCCAGAAGAAAACATACATCCTCTCCACAGATATTACAGATGGATATAAGATCACACCAACA ACAGCAGAATTTATGGATTTCCAGTCCTATGAAAACTACTTCCCCACATTTCAGTTGTTCTTGCTGACTGTTGTTAAAGAGTTTGATCTTCTTGTGAAAGAAAATGGCAGCACTGAACATGAATGGGAGAGACGTGTCTGGCTTCCAG CTCCTGTCCTGGTCCAACCCCATGGGCCTGTGGCACCAGTACCAGCAGCTTCTGTCCAGGCCCAGGCTCATGGCCCTGCAGTTCCTATCCAGCTTCAGGCAGTTCCAGCTCCGCATCAGCCTGCTCCTCAGCCAGCAGGCCCCGCCCAGGTCCAGCCTCATGGGCCTGCAGCTCCTACTGCTGTTGTCCGTCCATCTGTCCGTGAAGATTAA
- the LOC139568309 gene encoding uncharacterized protein isoform X3: MVRPSLIRQTECRVVDQSLCTTDPPMRSLENFEPEIYDHEGKGAYRFQCPSAGLFQCSITGLVFRMEGEGEVLYMTVHWDMRLLSQRGKRPAGPLFNIDCPQKSVCQLHLPHCQIHSDGGCDFLSVAHVTDDNVEFLPPHETTDTHVIINITGSSAYGDVTDDDAPISPIQGLVLLFYQPFLSEQRSILNVLLLPRNVVIREVQEERKRRNGDKETFVETNPHCNLTQKKTYILSTDITDGYKITPTTAEFMDFQSYENYFPTFQLFLLTVVKEFDLLVKENGSTEHEWERRVWLPAPVLVQPHGPVAPVPAASVQAQAHGPAVPIQLQAVPAPHQPAPQPAGPAQVQPHGPAAPTAVVRPSVRED; the protein is encoded by the exons ATGGTAAGACCCTCACTGATAAGACAGACAGAAtgtagagtagtggaccagagccTGTGTACTACTGATCCTCCCATG AGGTCTCTTGAAAACTTTGAACCAGAAATCTACGATCACGAGGGCAAGGGAGCATACAG GTTCCAGTGCCCCAGTGCAGGTCTGTTCCAGTGCAGTATAACAGGCCTGGTGtttaggatggagggagagggagaggtgctcTATATGACAGTCCACTGGGACATGAGGCTTCTATCCCAGAGAGGCAAGAGACCTGCAGGACCCCTGTTCAATATCGACTGCCCTCAGAAGTCGGTCTGTCAACTACACCTCCCACACTGTCAGATTCATTCTG ATGGTGGATGTGACTTCCTGTCTGTTGCCCATGTGACTGATGACAACGTGgagtttctccctccccatgagACAACAGACACACATGTCATAATAAACATCACTGGATCCTCTGCGTATGGTGATGTCACGGATGATGATGCTCCCATCTCCCCTATCCAGGGGCTTGTGTTGTTATTCTACCAACCGTTTCTCTCTGAACAGAGGTCCATCCTGAATGTGTTGTTGCTTCCCAGAAATGTTGTGATCAGGGAG GtgcaagaggagaggaagaggaggaatggagacaAAGAAACCTTCGTTGAAACAAATCCTCACTGCAATCTAACCCAGAAGAAAACATACATCCTCTCCACAGATATTACAGATGGATATAAGATCACACCAACA ACAGCAGAATTTATGGATTTCCAGTCCTATGAAAACTACTTCCCCACATTTCAGTTGTTCTTGCTGACTGTTGTTAAAGAGTTTGATCTTCTTGTGAAAGAAAATGGCAGCACTGAACATGAATGGGAGAGACGTGTCTGGCTTCCAG CTCCTGTCCTGGTCCAACCCCATGGGCCTGTGGCACCAGTACCAGCAGCTTCTGTCCAGGCCCAGGCTCATGGCCCTGCAGTTCCTATCCAGCTTCAGGCAGTTCCAGCTCCGCATCAGCCTGCTCCTCAGCCAGCAGGCCCCGCCCAGGTCCAGCCTCATGGGCCTGCAGCTCCTACTGCTGTTGTCCGTCCATCTGTCCGTGAAGATTAA
- the LOC139568309 gene encoding uncharacterized protein isoform X2, producing the protein MEEESQDCVRVSDSSAEPMEELSITECRVVDQSLCTTDPPMRSLENFEPEIYDHEGKGAYRFQCPSAGLFQCSITGLVFRMEGEGEVLYMTVHWDMRLLSQRGKRPAGPLFNIDCPQKSVCQLHLPHCQIHSDGGCDFLSVAHVTDDNVEFLPPHETTDTHVIINITGSSAYGDVTDDDAPISPIQGLVLLFYQPFLSEQRSILNVLLLPRNVVIREVQEERKRRNGDKETFVETNPHCNLTQKKTYILSTDITDGYKITPTTAEFMDFQSYENYFPTFQLFLLTVVKEFDLLVKENGSTEHEWERRVWLPAPVLVQPHGPVAPVPAASVQAQAHGPAVPIQLQAVPAPHQPAPQPAGPAQVQPHGPAAPTAVVRPSVRED; encoded by the exons ATGGAAGAAGAGAGCCAGGACTGTGTCAGAGTGTCTGACAGCTCAGCTGAGCCCATGGAGGAGTTAAGCATCACAGAAtgtagagtagtggaccagagccTGTGTACTACTGATCCTCCCATG AGGTCTCTTGAAAACTTTGAACCAGAAATCTACGATCACGAGGGCAAGGGAGCATACAG GTTCCAGTGCCCCAGTGCAGGTCTGTTCCAGTGCAGTATAACAGGCCTGGTGtttaggatggagggagagggagaggtgctcTATATGACAGTCCACTGGGACATGAGGCTTCTATCCCAGAGAGGCAAGAGACCTGCAGGACCCCTGTTCAATATCGACTGCCCTCAGAAGTCGGTCTGTCAACTACACCTCCCACACTGTCAGATTCATTCTG ATGGTGGATGTGACTTCCTGTCTGTTGCCCATGTGACTGATGACAACGTGgagtttctccctccccatgagACAACAGACACACATGTCATAATAAACATCACTGGATCCTCTGCGTATGGTGATGTCACGGATGATGATGCTCCCATCTCCCCTATCCAGGGGCTTGTGTTGTTATTCTACCAACCGTTTCTCTCTGAACAGAGGTCCATCCTGAATGTGTTGTTGCTTCCCAGAAATGTTGTGATCAGGGAG GtgcaagaggagaggaagaggaggaatggagacaAAGAAACCTTCGTTGAAACAAATCCTCACTGCAATCTAACCCAGAAGAAAACATACATCCTCTCCACAGATATTACAGATGGATATAAGATCACACCAACA ACAGCAGAATTTATGGATTTCCAGTCCTATGAAAACTACTTCCCCACATTTCAGTTGTTCTTGCTGACTGTTGTTAAAGAGTTTGATCTTCTTGTGAAAGAAAATGGCAGCACTGAACATGAATGGGAGAGACGTGTCTGGCTTCCAG CTCCTGTCCTGGTCCAACCCCATGGGCCTGTGGCACCAGTACCAGCAGCTTCTGTCCAGGCCCAGGCTCATGGCCCTGCAGTTCCTATCCAGCTTCAGGCAGTTCCAGCTCCGCATCAGCCTGCTCCTCAGCCAGCAGGCCCCGCCCAGGTCCAGCCTCATGGGCCTGCAGCTCCTACTGCTGTTGTCCGTCCATCTGTCCGTGAAGATTAA